The Bacillota bacterium genome includes the window TAACAATTGGTTTAGCTATAATATATCCAATGTTTGTTACATCAAATATTTTATCACCGATTAATATCGGATTATTGGTTTTAATAATTGGTGTTAATGGAGCTTTAGAGTTTTTCACACTTGCAAAATATAGGGTATTATTATCAGCAGACCAAAGAACATATGTTATTTCTTTATCTTCAATAGTTTACAGAATATTTGATACATTGATTGTTGTTGTTTTAGCTATTCGAAAAGTAAATATTGTTGTTTTGCGTTTAGTGGCTTTACTCTCAATATTTTTACGATCATTCTTTTTGATGAGTTATGCAAAAACTAAGTATAAATTTTTAAGTTACGATGAAAAACCAAATTATGATGCTCTAGATAAGAGATGGGATGTTTTATATCTACAAATTTTAGGAGTAATACATACTGGGGCTCCTATTGTAGTTCTAACAATTATAACAAATAATCTGAAATTAATAAGTGTATATGTAATTTTCAATATGATTATAGATGGGTTAAATAGAATATTAAGCATTTTTACAAGCGGATTATCTGCATCATTTGGTGATGTTATAGCAAGAGACCAAAAAAGCATTTTACAGAAGGCTTATAGTGAATTTGAATTTTTTTATTACATTGCTATAACAATTATTTATTCTATAGCATTTATAACTATAATGCCTTTTATTCGGATCTATACTAAGGGAGTCACTGATATTAGTTATGATATTCCATTAATAGGGTTTTTGTTTGTATTAAATGGCCTTTTATATAATATAAAAACGCCCCAGGGGATGCTTGTCATTTCTGCTGGTCTTTTCAAAGAAACCAAGATCCAGACAACGATACAAGGTGTAATTGCTGTTATTGTAGGAATTATATTAACACCATTTTTAGGGATTATAGGAGTATTAATAGGATCAATTTTGTCGAATCTTTATAGAGATATTGACTTACTATTTTATATTCCAAGAAATGTTACAGAACTACCAGTTAGAAAAACAGCATATAGAATTGTTAGAATGTTAATGTCAGTTATTGTTATATGGATACCATTCTTGTTTATTGAAATTAATCCTACTGATTATATATCATGGGTTGCGAATGCTGCTATTGTAGGTATATATGCGATTATAGTAGTATTTGTAATCAATTTTATATTTGAGCGAAATGAAATGATAAATATATATAAAAGAATAAGCGGAATAATAATACATTGATATTATATTTGAAAGAACAAAACACATGTATACTAAGCTGTATAAGTATTTACCCGGTCTAATTATTTGATAAAAATCAAAGTGAAGAAATATCTTAAATTAAAAGATTAAATAATTTATAAGAGATTTTTAGTTTTGCCGATTGAAAGAATCGGAACAGATCAACGAAAATTGTAGGTGAGGAGAATGATTAATATCACAAATAAGAAAGACTGTTGTGGATGCAATGCATGTTATAATATATGTCCTAAAAGTTGTATTGAGATGAAAGAAGATTTTGAAGGATTTTTATATCCAACTGTAAATTATAAAAATTGCATAAAATGCGGACTATGCATAAAAGTTTGTCCAATGATAAATTTAAAAGAACCCAAAAATATATTGTTTGTTTATGGGTGTAAAAGTAAAAACATTGAAGAAAAATTCAAAAGTTCTTCTGGTGGGATGTTTTCTATACTAGCGAATTACACACTAGATAAGGGTGGAGTTGTCTTTGGAGCAGCATTTAATACGGATTTCAAAGTAGAACATATTATAGTTGAAGACAGGGAAGAATTGGATAAAATAAGAAGATCAAAGTACGTTCAAAGTAATATAAATGATTGCTATAAATTAGCCAAGAAGCATTTAGAAGAAGGAAGAGACGTGTTATTTTCAGGTACTCCTTGCCAAATAGCGGGGTTAAAGAATTTTTTGAATAGTGATTATGAAAAATTATTACTGGTTGATGTTGTATGTCATGGAGTACCGTCACCAGGTATTTTTAGAGAATATTTAGAATATTTAAAAAACAAGAATAATTCTAACATTAGAACTATTAATTTCCGCGCGAAAGAATTATCTGTACAGGCTATTAGTATAGAATTTAATAGTGGGTATAAATATTTAAATGAACCTTTTAAAGATATATACTATAAAGCTTTTTTAACTAATCTAATCCTTAGACCTTCATGCTATGATTGCAGACATAATAATTTTAGGAGTGGGAGCGATATTACGTTGGGCGATTATTGGGGCGCATCAAATCGGTTTCCCGAGTATCAAGACAAGGAAAACGGAGTCTCTTTAGTAATAATTAAGACACCAACAGGTCAAAAATTATTTAACACGTTAATTAACAAATTTGAATATATAGAAACAGATATAGAACATGCTATAATTGGAAACCCAACTATAGTAAGATCGAGTCCTATTAATAATAAAAGAGATGCATTTTTTGAGGAATATAAGGGAAAAAATACCGAAATTGATAAGTTATTATTGAAATATACAAAAGTAAGCTTATTTAGGAGAATCGTGAGTAAACTAAAAAGAGAAATAAATAAGATAGTTTAAGGATTGGTTTTAAGTATCCGGGAATAGTAAACAGAATGGTTTGGAGAAAAAAATAATACTTAAATAATACAGGAGGTATCCCATGTCAAACTACCTAATTACCGGCGCTGCCGGTTTTATTGGTTTTCACCTCTGTAAAAGGCTGCTTGATGAAAACCACAGCATTATCGGCCTGGATAACATGAACAATTACTATGATGTTTCCCTTAAGGAAGCCAGGCTTGGCATATTGAAACAATACATCAACTTTACCTTTTATAAAGCATCTCTGGAAGATGCTGATACAATTAAGAAGGTATTCTCATCCCATGAAATAAGTGTGGTAATAAACCTTGCTGCCCAGGCGGGTGTACGTTACAGCCTTGAAAATCCAAGAGTTTATATAGATTCAAATATTGTGGGCTTTCTTAATATACTGGAGGCGTGCAGGCACAATAAGGTTTCCCACTTGATATTTGCATCGTCAAGCTCTGTATACGGCTCGAATACAAAAGTGCCGTTTTCCGTGCATGACAACATAGACCACCCAATAAGCCTTTATGCAGCAACAAAGAAGTCCAATGAACTTATGGCCCATGTATACAGCCATTTGTTTGGTATTCCTACTACTGGATTGAGGTTCTTTACCGTATATGGTCCGTGGGGAAGGCCGGATATGGCTTTATTTTTGTTTACAAAATCTATTCTTGAGGGAAAGCCTATTAAGGTATTTAACTATGGTAATATGAAGCGGGATTTTACATATATTGATGACATTATAGAAGGAGTAGTAAGACTGATACCCAGGCCACCTAAAGCTAATCCGGGCTGGGATTCAAGCAACCCTGACCCAGGAACAAGCTCCGCACCATATAAGGTATATAACATAGGCAACAACAGCCCTGTAGAGCTGTCAAGGTTTATTGAGGTACTTGAAGAAAAGCTTGGCAGGAAGGCTATAAAGGAATACTTGCCTATGCAGCCGGGGGATGTGCCGGCAACTTATGCCGATGTGGATGATTTGATGAGGGATGTAGGATTTAAGCCTGCTACATCTATTGAGGACGGAATAGATAGGTTTGTTAAATGGTACAGAGAGTATTATAGAGTATAGGAAGGTGATATAATGGCTTTATTTGAAGAGATAAAGAACAGGAAAGAGAATATTTCAGTAATCGGGCTGGGATATGTAGGGCTTCCGTTGGCGGTTGAATTTGCGAAGAAGGTTAATGTTATTGGCTTTGATATAAATAAAGAGAAAATTGAAACTTATAAAAAAGGGATTGACCATACGGGAGAAGTCGGAGATGAGATAAAAAAAACCGGTATTTATTTTACCAGCAATGAAGGTGATTTAAAGAAAGCAAAGTTCCATATCGTTGCTGTACCTACTCCAATTAACAAAGACAGAACACCTAATCTAAGACCTATAATTAGCGCCAGTGAGGTGGTAGGGCGAAACCTTGTACCGGGTTCAATTGTTGTTTATGAGTCTACTGTATATCCGGGATTAACGGAGGAAGTGTGTATACCTCTTTTAGAAAAGTCTTCAGGATTGAAGTGCGGCATAGACTTTAAAGTGGGATATTCTCCGGAAAGGATAAATCCAGGGGATAAAGTACATACCGTTACAAAAATAATTAAAGTTGTGGCTGGGATGGATGAAGAATGCCTTGAGGAGATTGCAGAGGTTTACAGCCTGATAGTAGAGGCAGGTATATATAAAGCTGAGAGTATAAAGGTTGCAGAAGCTGCAAAGGTTATAGAGAATACCCAGAGGGATATTAATATTGCCTTTGTGAATGAACTTTCAATTATTTTTAACAAGATGGGTATAGATACTAAGGCGGTACTTAAGGCAGCAGGCACTAAATGGAACTTTTTAAACTTTACTCCAGGTTTGGTTGGAGGACATTGTATAGGAGTAGATCCCTATTATCTGACATATAAGGCAGAAGAACTGGGCTACCACCCTGAAGTAATTCTAGCCGGAAGACGGATTAATGACAGCATGGGTAAGTATGTTGCTGAGAATACGATTAAGATGCTTGTCAAGGCTGACAGGCAGGTTAAAGGTTCCAGGGTATTGATCATGGGTTTTACATTTAAGGAAAATGTACCTGATACGAGGAATAGTAAGGTTATTGACATTGTGAGAGAGCTTAAGGAATACGGGGTTGAAGTTCATATTACGGATCCTATTGCAGACAAAGAGAGTACAGAAAAGGAATACGGAATTAAAATTGAAGAATTCGATGATGTAAGTGACTTTGATGCTATTATCCTTGCAGTATGCCATAACGCTTACAAGAGCCTTGATTTGGAGAAACTAAAAGGTAAATACAGGAACGGAAGTTACGTATTGGTTGACGTAAAAGGCATATTTGAGCGTGAAGATGCCCAACGACACGGTTTTTTGTATTGGCGCCTTTGAGGGTGCCTGGCACCGCCCGAATTTTGTCGAACAATGTCGAAGAGCATATCATATAAACTTGATTTATTCGGTTTTTGGGAGTGAGTGCAATGTTAAATGAAAATAATATTAACTGTATATTTCTTTGTGGTGGAAAAGGCACTCGCATGCAGTCTGAGACAAAGCACAAGGTATGTTTTGAAATTGATGGAGTACCTGCAATACTGCGTTCTTTGAATAATTTTGACAAGGCCGGATTAAGCCGGTTTATTGTGGTGGTTGGGGCCCTTTCAGGGCAGGTTGTTGAATGTATTGGAGGAAGCTATCCTAAAACTACATTTGTTTATCAGAAGGAGCAGAAGGGAACGGGAAATGCTGCCGGAATAGGCTACAGTGTTGTAGAAAAGTTTAATATAAGCGGACCGGTTATTATTACAATGGGGGATAAGATTACTGATGACGGATTTATTCGAAGAGTGGTAAATAAGTTCTATGACACCAAAGCTGACCTTATATTATCAGTACAACCTAAAGAGGTGAACCCTACAGGAGGACGTGTTGTTTTTGATGAAGGCGGTAAGCCTATTGGTATAGTAGAAGAACTGGATGCTAAAAAAGCCTTAGTTTATAAGAAGTTCAAGGAAATGTTGGAAGCGGGGGCAGAACCGGAATACATATATTCAACTATTGAAGAATACGCAACAGGAATAATATCCGGCAGTAAGAAAAGAGAAAAGGTTTTAAATGAAATAAAGAGTTTATTGGATAATGACAATAACAATGAAATTAATAATGCCAAGCTGAATTTGCTCTATAGAGTTGTATCAGAAAAAGCAGGTATTAAAATTGGAAATAAAGTGTTTGATCCTGAATACATAGATAATTCTCCATTTACTAATGCAAGCTTTTACATGCTTAGCCAGGAGGCCGCCAGGTATGCTTTCCCGTTGTTGAGCGATGATAATGCACAGGAGGAAGAATACCTGACAGACATAGTGGAGATCCTTGCATCAAGTGGGAAGTTTAAGCTGGAATTGGAAGCTACCAGGGATAAATATGAAATAATGAGCTTCAACAACGTGGAAGAACTGCTAAAAATAGAGGATTATTATAGAAAACTTAGAATAAGTGGAGCACAGTATGAAAATGGTGTTTTGAGTGATGACAGTTGCTATAAGGCAGTTAATGAGTGGATATGGTTGTTCGAAAATAAGGACAAGGACTTAATGGCTTGTCTTACTGATATATATGGCAACGATGAATCTCTTATTAACGAAAGAAGAGAGATTTATCTTAAGGTATTGCGCCTTTTTGCAGAGAGATACGGGAGGAATAGAAAGGTTGTAATTTCCAGAGCACCAGGGCGTATAAATATAATGGGAAGGCACATAGACCACCGGGGCGGCAATGTAAATGTTATGTCAATAAACAAGGAAGTAATTGTTGTTGCCGCCGGGAGGGATGATGACAGGGTTACTATAGTAAACACAAGCGATGAATTTAAGGAACGGGAATTTAGTATATCCGAACATCTGATAGAGCTTGATTGGGACAGCTGGTTAAGCTATCTTGAATCAGGTGAGATTGAGAAGATGGTTATAAATGCAAAGGGTGACTGGGTCAACTATGTGAAAGCACCAATATTGAGGTTGCAGTATCAGTTCAGGGATAGGAAGCTGAAAGGCATGGATATGGCGTTTACGGGCAATATACCAATAGCAGCAGGCCTGTCAAGTTTATCAGCTATTGTCGTATCAACGGCAGAGGCGTTTCATGTGTTGAACGGGCTTGATTTGACGCCGCAGAGATTCGTTGAGCTGTGCGGAGAGGGCGAGTGGTACGTAGGTTCGAGGGGAGGAGCTGCCGACCACGCTGCCATGAAATTTACGGAGAGAGGCTATATCGTGAAATTGGGATTTTTGCCGTTCAGCTTTGAAGATATATATAGTTTCCCTGAGGGTTATAAGCTAATAATTGCAAATTCGCATGTCAAAGCAAATAAAACAACAAACTCCAAAGACGCTTTTAATAGCAGAGTTGCTGCTTATGAGTTTGGGGTAATGATATTTAAGGATAAGTTTCCGCAATATAAGGGGGTTGTAGAACATCTTAGAGATATAAATACGGACAAGCTGGGAGTTCCGCCAAGTAAAATTTATGAAATGCTTTTGGAGTTGCCGGAAAGGGTAAAACCGGAAGAGTTATTTGCTTTAATATCTGAAGAAAATCATGGAAAAATAAAACGTATACTGGCATCACATAATCCGCCCGATTATTACTATGTGAGAGCTGTAACCATGTTTGGCATAGCGGAATGCTGCAGGGCGAGGCTTTGCAAGGAAATGCTTGAGGCAGGGAAAATTGAGGAATTCGGGAAAATGATGAACATAAGCCATAATGGAGATAGGGTTGTATATTATGATGAAGAAGGCAATATGCACGAATATGATTGGAGCTTGCCTGATGCAAAACTGAAAGAGCTTATAAATGACTTGAGAAGCGAAAACCCTGAAAGAGTACTTAGGGCGCAAATTGAAAGGCAACCTGGGGGATATGCTTGTTCCATCCCGGAAATTGACTATATCGTGGACATGGCTTTGAGAGTGAAAGGCGTTATGGGAGCCCAAATATCCGGGGCTGGCCTCGGCGGCTGCGTAATGATACTGGTGGAGGAGGGCGCTGTTGACGCATTAGTTGCAAAGCTGGAGAGAGAGTACTATGCCCCAAGGGACCTCGACCCTGGAATAACTGTTTGCGCCCCTGTAAAAGGGTCCGGTTTAGTGTACCTGGCACCGCCCGAAAAATGTCGAAAAATACAAGAAGCTTGAAAGTGTTTTAAATTAATTGAACTCAAAATGAATAGAATATAGTTAACAAATGATAAATACCTGCAGGTGTGAATTAGTCCTGTGGGTATTTTTTAGGCCTTTAAAAGAACAAATGTTTTGCCTATGCACTTAGGTCAGAAAACTGGTAAAAATATTGACATACGACAATATTTCTGTATAATAATTACAGAACTATTGTTCGTAAGGTTGTATTATGGCTAAAGCGGAAGAATTTAATTTACTGGAATTTCAACGTAAATTCGGTACCGAAGAAGCATGTGAAAAATACTTATTTGAAAGAAGATGGCCTGAAGGCTATAAATGTCCAAAATGCGGGCATGATGAGTATTATTTTATTGGAACCCGGAAGCTTTATGAATGCAAAAGATGTTCATATCAGGCATCCGTGACCGCTGGTACTGTAATGCATAGGAGTAAGCTTGATTTAAGAGTATGGTTTTGAGCCATTTATCTTGTTGCAAATGACAAGAGAGGGAGGTCGGCATTATCTATTTCACAAGTGCTTGACATTAATTACAGGACTGCCTGGAGATTGTTACACAAGATCCGTCATGCTATGAGCGAGAGAGATGCTCAATATCAGCTTGCTGGATTTGTTGAAATGGATGATGCCTACTTTGGAGCTCCACGTCCGAATACTGATGGCCGAGGAACTACAAAAGCCAAGGTTGCAATTGCTATATTTTAGATAAAATTATGATTATGGGGGATTCTTATGAGCTATATTAATTATTTACCAAAACCTCTTTTAGGTGACATAATTAATAACCAATGTATACCAATCATTGGAGCAGGATTTTCTTTAAATGCTGTAGTATCAAGAGGAGGGAAGATGCCCCTTTGGGAAGACTTGGGGAAGAAATTTGCCAGTGAATTACTGGAATACCCGTATAATAATCCGGTAGATGCTATATCCGCATATTGCCATGAGTATTCTAAAATTAAGCTTATTGAGAAACTGACAGAATATATTCATATAATGGATTCAAAACCTGGCGATGTGCACACAGCATTTTGCAGTATCCCTTTTGATATTGTTTGCACAACTAATTTTGACTTTCTTCTGGAAAGAGGTTATGAAAAAACTGGAATGTATTGTCTCCCAATCATTGAAGAATCACAATTGCCGATCTCTAATAGAAAATATGATTTGATTAGTGAAGTACCAAAAATATCTTTATTAAAACTTCATGGAGATCTTAATCACCCCGAGAGAATAGTCGTTACTGAACAGGATTATGATTCATTCTTAGATAAGTATCCTTTAATATCGACCTACTTGGCAAACCTATTAATTACAAGAACGCCAATTTTTATTGGTTATAGTCTTGATGATCCTGACTTTAGACAAGTCTGGCAAATTATTAATGAAAGACTAGGAAAACTGTGTCGTCCAGCATACGCTTTAGTAGTCAATTCTGACAGGGCTACCATTTCAAAATTTGATAGAAGAAATGTTAAAGTAATTAATATTCCAGGCAAAGGATACCAGCAAGTTTTGGTTAAACTATTTAAAGAAATAAGGGAATACTGGATTAAATCTCAAGATGTTAACAAAACTCTTCAAGATCAAACATTAGCTGAACTATCTCTACCGGTAGAATCTGTTGGTCGCTTATGTTATTTTATGATTGCTTCAAAATATCAGTCGTTTTATAAAAGCTATGTATACCCAATTGCAAAAGACTATGGAATTACTCCAATATCATTTGATGAAGCAATTTCCGCGGGAGATAATAACATATTAGCAAGAGAAATAGCTTTAATTGAAAGAGCGGATTTAATAATAATTGATATTGATAATGAAAGACAGTTAGAATCACTTCAAATTGCGATGGAGAAAAGAAAGAAACAAGTTTATTTGCTTGTTGTTCATGAAGGGGGAGTCTTATTTAAAATATACAGAGAATACCAGAAATATTCAAAAACCAAAAGATTTATTTAACGAACCTGGCCAGTTTATCCAGCAGATAGAAGAATGGTTCAAATATGTATCGAGTGATTTGCGCTCTAAATTAAGTGAGGAGCCTAGGTGTTAGCAGTTTCTTTATTTGGGACTGGAATAATCACCTTATCTGGGACTAAAAACTTTCAACGCAAAAGTCAGTCTGTCCGTTAAGGCTTACAGGTATAACCACTACAGAGATCATATACTGCATTTTAACAATCCCAAATAGAGTGATTTTTATCCTGTCATAGTCCCAAAAAGAGTGACCGGTAACACCTAGGCGTTTACTAAAAAAGAAAGAGTATAATGCTGCGGTTATATCCGCCATATCTTTATTCGAGAACAACTTAAGAAGAGCGATTGAACAAAGAAAGGAATCATGCGAAAGTGAATCCATCCGTCCAATGCCATTAATTAAGTTGATTTCTATAGCCATGGAATTGCAACTATTGCCTGGTTGGTTAAAAAAGGAATATAAGCTTGATGAATGGATACATATTAGAAATCAGGTAGTTCATAATGGTTTGAATGTACCGCATCGTACTGCTAATGAAATAGTAAATGGAGTCTTAGGTATTATGGATAAGTTAAACTATTTTAACGTGACTTAAACAAATAATATATCGAATAAACAAAAATATAAGAGTTTTTCCGGCAGGTGAGAAAAATGTCAAAGGAAAAAGATACAATGCAGGTTTCTATTTACCATATTGATACTGACTTATTTCCTGAACTTAATAATAGAGAAATTATTGAACAAATAGTAGAAGAATACAATAATAACCTTCCTAAAAAGACAACATCTTTTACTGAACAAAAGCTAAAAGATGCTGTTGATTTACATGGATTTAACTTGAGAGTATTTTATTCTGAAAAGATGAGAAGTCCTAAATGGAAAGGATTTCTTAAACCAATTCTTGAGGATACCGCGATTCTTTTGAAAGGGGAAAATCGTGATATTTCATTTGTAGCTTTTGTTTACAATTTTTGAAAAAGTAGGCAGTCAAGCAGATAGAATTTCAAAAGAAGAATTTATAAATATGTTGATGAATCGTGATATTATCTTTTGTCTGGCTTTTCTTGATACTGCAAAAGAAGAGAGAGATATAGCTGAAAGTGCTAAATTTCAATCAAATATTGCGAAATATTCAATTGTTGAATTGTACAAGAAATTAAAGATAGTTGTCGAATGTATCGGTGGAAGTTATCCTGATACTACTTTTGTCTACCAGAAGGAGCAAAAGGGAACGGAGAACGCTGCAAGAATAGGGTACAGTGTTGTAGAAAAGTTTAATATAGGCGGTCCGGTTATTATTACAATGGGGGACAAGATTTCTGATGTAGCTTTTATCAGGAGGGTTTTGGAGAAATTCCATGAAACCGGAGCAGACCTTGTGTTGTCAGCGCAGCCAAAGGAAGTGAACCCTACTAGGGGGCGCATTGTTGTTGATGAGGGCGGCAAGCCTATTGGCATAGTGGAAGAGCCAGATACAAAAAAAGCCTTGATTTATAAGAGGCTCAAGGAAATGCTGGAGACGCTGGAAATGGAAATGCTGGATGATGGGGCAAAACGGGAATATATGCGTGCGGCTATTGAAAAATACGCAACTGGGATAATATCCGGTAGCAAAAAAAGGGAGACAGTAATGGCTTGTCTTGCTGATATATACGGAAATGACAAATCCCTTATTAATGAAAGAATAGAGGTTTACCTTAAGGTGCTTCGCCTTTTTGCAGGGCGGCACTTGATTTTTGACAGAGTTTACCGTCAAACTATTTTTCATTATTTCTGAAGGTATGGAATAGGAATAAAATTGGAGATGGTCTAGTGGAGAAAAAGGAAAATGTAAAATTATGTCATACGTTTTTATGGTCGATAAAACAAATAAAGGACTATATGTTTATCTTTTTTATCAATTTACTCTTGGGTTTCACTGCAACTGCAATCAACATAATCGTAGTAAGATTAACTGAGGTTGCAATTTCTAAAGCTATAGGTGAAAGGGGCGCTTTTACTCAGGTTGTAATTTTTCTTATTTTTGTCTTAATTTTAGGCCTCTTGATCAATACATTGCAAAAATACATTGGAGGCATATTAAGCACAAAAGTTACATATAACTTAAAAAGCTTGTTTAATAAAAAGATATTGTCATTGGATAGAGCATCCAAAGATGCGCTGCATTCCGGTGATATTATCTCAAGATTTAATCATGATATTAATACTATAGCTGCCTTTGTACCCGGAGGTTTATATAATATTATATTTCAAATTATCATGGCAGTTGCTGCAGCAATATATATGATTTTTATAAATTGGCTCTTATTAATAGTAAGTATTGCCTTTTTACCGGTTGCTATGTATGTATTAAATGTACTTCGAAAGAAAATGGGCAAATATTTTATGCAAGATAGTGAAAACCGCGGAAAATCCAATATAGTTGCAAATGAAACCATCAAAAATATATACTTAACTAAATCATACAATTTGCAAGATTATATGTCCAATAAAATCAAAGTGTTTTATCAAAACTCTCTTGACAGTTGGATAAAAATACATAAAATTTTCTCACCGATTTTAATGATAACAATAATGCTGCAACATTTACCTAAGTTTATTTCTATTGGTTTTGGCGGATGGCTGGCTCTGAATGGTTATTTGAAACTGGAAAATCTAGTGGCATTTGTTATGCTTTTGGATTATGTCATAAAACCTATTATAGCAATACCACAAATTATTGTAACAATGTCGTCCGCCGGGACATCAATTAAAAGGTTGGAGTCAATTTTAGAGCTGCCTGATGAAAGAACTGGCGGTGATGATGTTGATAAATTTGAGATTAGTCCGATACTGTTAGAAGCAAGGGATTTAACATTTGGCTATAACAAGAACAAAACAGTCTTGAACAATATAAACTTCAGACTCAGACAGGGAGAATGGATCGCGATAGTGGGGAAAAGCGGGAGCGGAAAAAGCACTTTCATCAAACTGCTTACCGGTGATTATGAACCTCAGTCGGGCTGTTTACTGCTTTATGGTCAGCCGTATAACACATTGTCAATCAGAAGTATTAGAAGTAAAATTGCTTTAGTATCGCAAGACATAACAATATTTCCACTTAGCGTAAGTGAAAATATAGCAATAGGAAGCCCCTATAAAAACATCTCTCAGGAAAAAATTGAAGAGGCGGCAAAACTTGCAAATGCGCATCAGTTTATTATGAAGCTGCCCGATAAATATGATACTATATT containing:
- a CDS encoding Coenzyme F420 hydrogenase/dehydrogenase, beta subunit C-terminal domain, with translation MINITNKKDCCGCNACYNICPKSCIEMKEDFEGFLYPTVNYKNCIKCGLCIKVCPMINLKEPKNILFVYGCKSKNIEEKFKSSSGGMFSILANYTLDKGGVVFGAAFNTDFKVEHIIVEDREELDKIRRSKYVQSNINDCYKLAKKHLEEGRDVLFSGTPCQIAGLKNFLNSDYEKLLLVDVVCHGVPSPGIFREYLEYLKNKNNSNIRTINFRAKELSVQAISIEFNSGYKYLNEPFKDIYYKAFLTNLILRPSCYDCRHNNFRSGSDITLGDYWGASNRFPEYQDKENGVSLVIIKTPTGQKLFNTLINKFEYIETDIEHAIIGNPTIVRSSPINNKRDAFFEEYKGKNTEIDKLLLKYTKVSLFRRIVSKLKREINKIV
- a CDS encoding NAD-dependent epimerase, whose product is MSNYLITGAAGFIGFHLCKRLLDENHSIIGLDNMNNYYDVSLKEARLGILKQYINFTFYKASLEDADTIKKVFSSHEISVVINLAAQAGVRYSLENPRVYIDSNIVGFLNILEACRHNKVSHLIFASSSSVYGSNTKVPFSVHDNIDHPISLYAATKKSNELMAHVYSHLFGIPTTGLRFFTVYGPWGRPDMALFLFTKSILEGKPIKVFNYGNMKRDFTYIDDIIEGVVRLIPRPPKANPGWDSSNPDPGTSSAPYKVYNIGNNSPVELSRFIEVLEEKLGRKAIKEYLPMQPGDVPATYADVDDLMRDVGFKPATSIEDGIDRFVKWYREYYRV
- a CDS encoding nucleotide sugar dehydrogenase, which encodes MALFEEIKNRKENISVIGLGYVGLPLAVEFAKKVNVIGFDINKEKIETYKKGIDHTGEVGDEIKKTGIYFTSNEGDLKKAKFHIVAVPTPINKDRTPNLRPIISASEVVGRNLVPGSIVVYESTVYPGLTEEVCIPLLEKSSGLKCGIDFKVGYSPERINPGDKVHTVTKIIKVVAGMDEECLEEIAEVYSLIVEAGIYKAESIKVAEAAKVIENTQRDINIAFVNELSIIFNKMGIDTKAVLKAAGTKWNFLNFTPGLVGGHCIGVDPYYLTYKAEELGYHPEVILAGRRINDSMGKYVAENTIKMLVKADRQVKGSRVLIMGFTFKENVPDTRNSKVIDIVRELKEYGVEVHITDPIADKESTEKEYGIKIEEFDDVSDFDAIILAVCHNAYKSLDLEKLKGKYRNGSYVLVDVKGIFEREDAQRHGFLYWRL
- a CDS encoding NTP transferase domain-containing protein; translation: MLNENNINCIFLCGGKGTRMQSETKHKVCFEIDGVPAILRSLNNFDKAGLSRFIVVVGALSGQVVECIGGSYPKTTFVYQKEQKGTGNAAGIGYSVVEKFNISGPVIITMGDKITDDGFIRRVVNKFYDTKADLILSVQPKEVNPTGGRVVFDEGGKPIGIVEELDAKKALVYKKFKEMLEAGAEPEYIYSTIEEYATGIISGSKKREKVLNEIKSLLDNDNNNEINNAKLNLLYRVVSEKAGIKIGNKVFDPEYIDNSPFTNASFYMLSQEAARYAFPLLSDDNAQEEEYLTDIVEILASSGKFKLELEATRDKYEIMSFNNVEELLKIEDYYRKLRISGAQYENGVLSDDSCYKAVNEWIWLFENKDKDLMACLTDIYGNDESLINERREIYLKVLRLFAERYGRNRKVVISRAPGRINIMGRHIDHRGGNVNVMSINKEVIVVAAGRDDDRVTIVNTSDEFKEREFSISEHLIELDWDSWLSYLESGEIEKMVINAKGDWVNYVKAPILRLQYQFRDRKLKGMDMAFTGNIPIAAGLSSLSAIVVSTAEAFHVLNGLDLTPQRFVELCGEGEWYVGSRGGAADHAAMKFTERGYIVKLGFLPFSFEDIYSFPEGYKLIIANSHVKANKTTNSKDAFNSRVAAYEFGVMIFKDKFPQYKGVVEHLRDINTDKLGVPPSKIYEMLLELPERVKPEELFALISEENHGKIKRILASHNPPDYYYVRAVTMFGIAECCRARLCKEMLEAGKIEEFGKMMNISHNGDRVVYYDEEGNMHEYDWSLPDAKLKELINDLRSENPERVLRAQIERQPGGYACSIPEIDYIVDMALRVKGVMGAQISGAGLGGCVMILVEEGAVDALVAKLEREYYAPRDLDPGITVCAPVKGSGLVYLAPPEKCRKIQEA
- a CDS encoding transposase, whose protein sequence is MAKAEEFNLLEFQRKFGTEEACEKYLFERRWPEGYKCPKCGHDEYYFIGTRKLYECKRCSYQASVTAGTVMHRSKLDLRVWF
- a CDS encoding IS1595 family transposase, whose amino-acid sequence is MYLVANDKRGRSALSISQVLDINYRTAWRLLHKIRHAMSERDAQYQLAGFVEMDDAYFGAPRPNTDGRGTTKAKVAIAIF
- a CDS encoding SIR2 family protein; this encodes MSYINYLPKPLLGDIINNQCIPIIGAGFSLNAVVSRGGKMPLWEDLGKKFASELLEYPYNNPVDAISAYCHEYSKIKLIEKLTEYIHIMDSKPGDVHTAFCSIPFDIVCTTNFDFLLERGYEKTGMYCLPIIEESQLPISNRKYDLISEVPKISLLKLHGDLNHPERIVVTEQDYDSFLDKYPLISTYLANLLITRTPIFIGYSLDDPDFRQVWQIINERLGKLCRPAYALVVNSDRATISKFDRRNVKVINIPGKGYQQVLVKLFKEIREYWIKSQDVNKTLQDQTLAELSLPVESVGRLCYFMIASKYQSFYKSYVYPIAKDYGITPISFDEAISAGDNNILAREIALIERADLIIIDIDNERQLESLQIAMEKRKKQVYLLVVHEGGVLFKIYREYQKYSKTKRFI